In Arachis stenosperma cultivar V10309 chromosome 1, arast.V10309.gnm1.PFL2, whole genome shotgun sequence, one DNA window encodes the following:
- the LOC130960254 gene encoding pathogen-associated molecular patterns-induced protein A70-like — translation MAEPTASVTLLIASWLTPSSIFIFVNLVIGTIAITSRFTSSPNNNRIQEHELQHPFTRSPSLLQRVRSFRLTHQYTYDTTPSTAEPGEFTQPQLVRTSSLLERVRSFNFSFHKHETTETSHAEKTDHNQSQAQAQAQTNQPESEEPEKPKEVPQLRRTPSLLQRLQSMNFSRLYRGEEEPEPAEASGSGSDPSRKDAEMRKSASERGHSARVEDEESVERRRPATTRESTGEDEEVDAKADDFINRFKKQLRLQRVDSILRYREMLRGN, via the coding sequence ATGGCAGAACCAACAGCTTCAGTGACGCTTCTCATAGCCAGCTGGTTAACACCTTCTTCCATCTTCATCTTTGTCAACCTCGTCATTGGCACCATTGCCATCACCTCCCGCTTCACCTCCTCCCCCAACAACAACCGAATTCAAGAACATGAACTCCAACACCCTTTCACTCGCTCACCCTCCCTCCTGCAACGAGTCAGATCCTTCAGACTCACTCATCAATACACCTACGACACAACGCCGAGTACTGCCGAACCCGGCGAGTTCACTCAGCCTCAACTCGTTCGAACATCCTCGCTTTTGGAACGagtcaggtccttcaatttcagcttCCACAAACACGAAACCACGGAAACATCACATGCAGAAAAAACAGATCATAACCAGTCCCAGGCCCAGGCCCAGGCCCAAACCAACCAACCGGAATCCGAAGAGCCGGAGAAACCGAAAGAAGTACCGCAGCTGAGACGAACTCCGTCGCTGTTGCAGCGCCTTCAGTCTATGAACTTCTCGCGCCTCTacagaggagaagaagaacccGAACCAGCCGAGGCAAGTGGTTCGGGTTCGGATCCGAGTCGGAAGGATGCTGAGATGAGGAAATCAGCGAGCGAGAGGGGGCATAGCGCGCGGGTGGAAGATGAGGAGTCGGTGGAGAGGCGGAGGCCGGCGACGACGAGGGAGTCGACGGGTGAAGACGAGGAGGTTGACGCGAAAGCGGACGATTTCATAAACAGGTTCAAGAAGCAGCTGAGGCTGCAGAGGGTTGATTCCATTCTCCGTTACAGAGAGATGCTCAGAGGAAACTGA